One window from the genome of Cryptococcus deuterogattii R265 chromosome 10, complete sequence encodes:
- a CDS encoding 3-hydroxyacyl-CoA dehydrogenase, with amino-acid sequence MKLEGKAFIVTGGCGSIGGTTAKHIIAKGGIALIFDVLPEEAGQAKVKEYHPERAFYFKADITNVEVFSACIDAALKVIPKGSLFGGVHCAAIAPGRPWDHKLKNSIAHFQKVMHVNSYGTFLVDSCIADAINSQYPDEGPFGARVKEERGCIVNIASVVAKPVPARCLTYGVSKATVLGITSGIADFLGPYGIRVNSVSPAVVASALMGPDRIPYFESELEAATIYPHRLSQPDEVAQGIVYLLENSMMNDFDLRVDGGWRGSSNWGGPNDPRSNAPSLE; translated from the exons ATGAAGCTCGAAGGAAAGG CTTTCATTGTCACCGGCGGCTGTGGTTCTATCGGTGGCACTACTGCTAAACATATCATCGCTAAAGGCGGCATTGCTTTG ATTTTCGACGTCCTTCCCGAGGAAGCTGGTCAGGCGAAGGTCAAGGAATACCACCCTGAGCGTGCTTTCTACTTCAAGGCTGACATCACGAACGTCGAGGTTTTCTCCGCCTGCATTGATGCCGCCTTGAAGGTCATTCCCAAGGGCTCTCTCTTTGGTGGTGTCCACTGTGCTGCTATTGCCCCTGGCCGACCTTGGGACCACAAGTTGAAGAACTCGATCGCT CACTTCCAAAAGGTCATGCACGTCAACTCCTACGGTACCTTCCTTGTCGATTCCTGTATTGCCGACGCCATTAACTCTCAGTACCCCGATGAGGGACCTTTCGGTGCTCGAGTTAAGGAGGAGCGAGGCTGCATCGTCAACATTGCCTCTGTTGTCGCTAAGCCTGTTCCTGCCCGATGCTTGACCTATGGTGTAAGCAAAG CTACTGTCTTGGGTATCACCAGTGGCATTGCCGACTTCCTCGGTCCCTACGGTATCCGAGTCAACTCCGTCAGCCCTGCTGTCGTTGCCTCTGCTCTTATGGGCCCCGACCGAATC CCCTACTTCGAGTCTGAACTCGAGGCTGCCACCATCTACCCTCATCGACTCTCGCAGCCCGATGAAGTCGCCCAGGGTATTGTCTACCTTTTGGAGAACTCTATGATGAATGACTTTGACCTAAGGGTCGACGGTGGCTGGAGGGGTAGCAGCAACTGGGGCGGTCCCAACGACCCCCGATCCAACGCTCCTTCTCTTGAATAA
- a CDS encoding regucalcin: MVKKFVVDKPLLELNGTLGEGCVWDTRTQRLYFVDIDQYKLYTYEPSSGKYGYETFDKKVTALASLEGGEGLIAAVEDGFAYVSFDSLPFPPTSSKQSLISIPSGVSLNSKEKRFNDGAVDPAGRFLAGTLGFKHGSKDGKMYSLQAKKDESYSAPLILDGITCTNGMGWTEDAKIVYFTDSWIKEIAKFDYDITTGKLSNRRVFSKIDGYGEPDGMCMDSEGGIWTCRWASGKILRLTPDGKIDVEIDFPTAWHITCCIFGGENLDELYVTSAASDYIGDNLPDRKNGGDLFVVTGLGFKGVERGRFKGSIPK, encoded by the exons ATGGTCAAGAAGTTTGTCGTCGACAAGCCCCTCCTCGAGCTTAACGGTACTCTTGGCGAAG GTTGCGTTTGGGACACCAGAACTCAGCGTCTCTATTTCGTCGACATTGATCAGTATAAGCTCTATACCTACGAACCATCTTCTGGCAAATATGGATATGAGACGTTTGACAAGAAGGTAACTGCTCTGGCGTCTCtggagggtggagagggt TTAATTGCTGCCGTTGAAGATGGCTTCGCCTACGTTTCCTTTGACAGcctccccttcccaccGACTTCCTCCAAGCAGTCGCTAatttccattccttctgGCGTAAGTCTCAACTCCAAGGAGAAGCGATTCAACGATGGAGCTGTAGACCCTGCCGGACGCTTTTTGGCCGGTACATTGGGATTCAAGCACGGTagcaaggatgggaagatgtACTCTCTGCAAGcgaagaaagatgagagcTATAGTGCTCCACTGATTTTGGATGGGATTACCTGTACGAATGGTATGGGATGGACGGAAGACGCAAAGATTGT CTACTTCACGGACAGCTGGATCAAAGAGATTGCGAAGTTTGATTACGACATT ACCACGGGGAAGCTCAGCAACCGCCGAGTGTTCTCCAAAATTGACGGCTACGGTGAACCTGATGGCATGTGCATGGATTCTGAAGGCGGAATCTGGACATGTCGGTGGGCTTCAGGAAAGATCTTGCGTCTTACGCCTGATGGCAAGATCGATGTCGAGATTGACTTCCCGACTGCTTGGCATATTACTTGTTGCATCTTTGGGG GCGAAAACCTTGATGAGCTCTATGTTACTTCAGCCGCCTCTGACTACATCGGCGATAACCTTCCCGACCGTAAGAACGGAGGCGATTTGTTTGTTGTGACGGGCCTTGGGTTCAAGGGAGTTGAGCGAGGCAGGTTCAAGGGTAGCATTCCCAAATAG